One Onychostoma macrolepis isolate SWU-2019 chromosome 15, ASM1243209v1, whole genome shotgun sequence DNA segment encodes these proteins:
- the LOC131520709 gene encoding transmembrane 4 L6 family member 5, with the protein MCTGHCSRSVGMALIPIAIICMLANALLLFPDMKYQYLTESHVTREALWCSGIWASGLLVLVAARGFTTHYEKKGCCYFTAEVLRKLGYTCLAILAAGLCFVVSGTGLALGPLCLHNSTDGLKWGRPLKQVKTGEQLYLYAPERWPSACVEPRGVVIWNMALFSILMAASGLQLIFCVLHLLTALLEFMCGPSFCNNKVVPA; encoded by the exons ATGTGCACCGGTCACTGCTCCAGGTCTGTGGGAATGGCTCTGATCCCTATAGCCATCATCTGCATGCTGGCAAATGCACTGCTGCTGTTTCCTGATATGAAGTACCAGTACCTGACAGAGAGTCATGTGACCAGAGAGGCCCTGTGGTGCTCTGGGATCTGGGCTTCAGGGCTTCTG GTGCTTGTGGCCGCGCGAGGTTTTACAACACACTACGAAAAGAAAGGATGCTGTTATTTTACTGCTGAG GTTTTGCGTAAGTTGGGCTACACATGTTTGGCTATTCTGGCAGCTGGCTTGTGTTTCGTGGTGAGCGGGACGGGGCTGGCGCTGGGACCCCTCTGTTTGCACAACAGCACTGACGGCTTAAAGTGGGGACGGCCATTAAAACAAGTCAAAACTGG AGAGCAGCTTTACCTCTACGCTCCGGAGCGGTGGCCGTCTGCCTGTGTGGAGCCTCGAGGTGTTGTGATCTGGAATATGGCTCTTTTCTCCATCCTCATGGCAGcgagtggccttcagctcatttTCTGCGTTCTTCATCTCCTCACCGCCTTACTAGAGTTCATGTGCGGACCCAGCTTCTGCAATAATAAG gTTGTTCCTGCTTGA
- the rnf168 gene encoding E3 ubiquitin-protein ligase rnf168: protein MPPVSGLDTGPVEESSGGLKRSDCLCPVCLDIFLEPVTLPCMHTFCKPCFLETVDKSNMCCPLCRKRVSTWARLNSRNKTLVNMELWRRIQDAFPTQCERRVQGIEDDDEAVTTPKPRVCQPGELRKEYEDQISKLVEEKRALEEAERRASEEYIQRLLAEEEERMAEERRRREEQQLENDEKLARLLSQELNSGPISETSWTAKPADNTPAKKTKPNMGDIEKFLRPVPHKQPSSSDSSPDSSLMANKENILSPPKPLSAQSVEDTSKLSTPVLDYSGKPSTSSSTCSEHTFVFNSPNNSSLKRKSSEVELQTEADLLTKRPCESPSADSTFLSEVAWHEEALRSRWQQEEEDRRLAMRLQKELDRENSVDRRKGSADGYLLRQKLTSPSTSSNPDEENTRKSISARATARNSAGLSEKTEKRLSGTAGATPGRSPASSPSTTVPPALKKGAKQTTLTEMFPNLSS from the exons ATGCCACCTGTGTCTGGACTGGACACGGGTCCGGTTGAAGAAAGCTCCGGGGGTCTTAAACGTTCAGACTGCCTGTGTCCGGTCTGTCTGGACATATTCCTGGAGCCCGTCACTTTGCCCTGCATGCACACCTTCTGCAAACCCTGCTTTCTGGAAACCGTGGACAAATCCAACATGTGCTGTCCGCTTTGCCGAAAGCGTGTGTCCACTTGGGCGCGACTCAACAGCCGCAACAAGACCTTGGTGAATATGGAGCTGTGGAGACGCATACAGGATGCTTTCCCCACTCAGTGTGAGCGGAGAGTGCAGGGAATCGAGGACGACGATGAAGCTG TAACGACTCCGAAACCTCGCGTGTGTCAGCCGGGAGAGCTGAGGAAAGAGTATGAGGATCAGATCAGTAAG CTGGTGGAGGAGAAGCGAGCTCTAGAGGAAGCCGAGAGGAGGGCCAGTGAGGAGTACATCCAGCGCCTCCTGGCCGAGGAGGAGGAGCGTATGgcggaggagaggaggagacgGGAGGAGCAGCAGCTGGAGAATGATGAGAAACTGGCCAGACTGCTGAGCCAAGAGCTG AATTCAGGACCGATCTCTGAAACATCATGGACCGCCAAACCTGCTGATAATACACCAGCGAAGAAGACAAAACCAAACATGGGCGACATTGAGAA GTTTTTGCGTCCAGTGCCTCATAAACAGCCGAGCAGTTCTGACAGCAGCCCAGACTCCTCTCTGATGGCTAATAAG GAGAACATTCTGAGCCCTCCGAAACCCCTCTCGGCACAATCTGTGGAGGACACAAGCAAGCTGAGCACACCTGTGCTGGACTACAGCGGGAAACCCTCCACCTCCAGCTCCACCTGCTCGGAACACACTTTCGTTTTTAACAGTCCGAACAACAGCTCACTGAAAAGAAAGAGTTCAGAGGTGGAGCTTCAGACTGAAGCGGATCTGCTCACTAAAAGGCCCTGTGAGTCTCCTTCAGCCGACAGTACGTTCCTGTCTGAAGTGGCGTGGCACGAGGAGGCCTTACGGAGCCGCTGGCAGCAAGAGGAGGAGGACCGCAGACTGGCCATGCGACTCCAGAAGGAGCTGGACCGTGAAAACTCTGTGGACCGCAGGAAGGGTTCAGCCGACGGCTATCTGCTCCGGCAAAAACTCACTTCACCTTCCACAAGCTCAAACCCAGACGAGGAAAACACTAGAAAGAGCATCAGTGCACGGGCGACTGCGAGGAACAGCGCGGGACTCAGCGAGAAAACCGAAAAGAGACTGTCTGGAACAGCAGGAGCAACTCCTGGGAGGAGCCCTGCGTCTTCTCCTTCTACAACCGTCCCGCCTGCTTTGAAGAAGGGGGCGAAGCAGACCACCCTTACTGAGATGTTCCCCAACCTGAGCAGCTGA
- the ano7 gene encoding anoctamin-7, translating to MKRKKNLVEDSTTLITLSDHPEQTYGSMKTCAAAQENMNVFSDGVTRIDFVLVWEESVNPLKSAESDEVSSGSSRDTHRKWRTEFLSRLQTAGLHQEMKEVVQGKTKTTYVLLSAPWNVLCYYAEEISLRVPLQVVTTPISNWSEKILEKLHIPNIMAQDVPNLPPDYYTCQFRSNKLERFLGHEDKDTFFKTTQRHQILYEILARTPYGSLKRGEVGIGRLVSEHVLTAAFPLHEGPFEMPKTPVDPQSLNMRQILHHYWARWACWRKYQPLDHIREYFGEKIALYFAWLGFYTGWLLPAAVVGFIIFLFGIWLMVTDVAAEELCTSGDAFVMCPLCNICSYWNLSSICYTYKAGLLFDNGGTVFFSIFMSLWAVTFLEYWKRTSSILSHRWDCSEFEEIEERPRPEFTALAPMTVRNPVTGAEEPYFPETQRLSRTLTGNMVVILMIAIVLIFLIAIILYRTILSIIIYRSQNAFFIFSAGRIASLTGSMLNLLVILMLSKLYTYLAQILTRWEMHRTQTKYEDAYILKVFIFQFVNFYSSPVYIAFFKGRFVGYPGNYNTLLGIRNEDCGASGCLIELAQELLVIMVGKQVISNIQEFVLPKLKTWWHRRKLKPAPSQEVIDEPDSKSELSPWEANYQLLVCEGLFDEYLEMVLQFGFITIFVAACPLAPLFALINNWVEVRLDAQKFVCEYRRPVVERAQDIGIWLIILKFISYLAVISNAFLISFTSDFLPRLFYRYTTGSMRGYVNFTLSVAPANFTQSHMTCRYRGLRDDKGQPTQDYYHLLAIRLSFVIIFEHVVLLIGRIIDWLVPDIPEEVEIKIKREHYMAKEALAENQSLSRTVLEEMERQISELRHKGRTQSPMNNISSPSSPSPEHEDKHTV from the exons ATGAAAAGGAAGAAGAATTTAGTGGAGGACAGCACCACGCTTATCACCCTCTCGGACCATCCTGAACAAACCTACGGGAGCATGAAG ACGTGTGCAGCAGCTCAGGAAAACATGAACGTGTTCAGTGACGGGGTCACCCGGATCG ATTTTGTCTTGGTTTGGGAGGAATCTGTGAACCCCCTGAAGTCGGCAGAATCAGATGAAGTATCGTCTGGTTCCTCGCGTGACACTCACAGGAAGTGGAGGACCGAGTTTCTTTCCAGACTCCAGACCGCTGGCCTTCATCAGGAGATG AAAGAGGTTGTGCAGGGAAAAACAAAGACTACTTACGTCCTTCTGAGCGCGCCCTGGAATGTTCTGTGTTATTATGCTGAGGAGATCAGTCTTCGAGTGCCGTTACAG GTTGTGACAACTCCAATATCAAACTGGTCTGAGAAGATCCTAGAAAAACTGCACATCCCAAACATAATGGCACAAGATGTTCCCAACCTTCCACCGGACTACTACACCTGCCAGTTCCGCAGCAATAAACTAGAGAG GTTTCTTGGTCATGAAGACAAGGATACTTTTTTCAAGACCACCCAGAGGCACCAGATA CTGTATGAGATATTAGCCAGGACTCCATATGGATCGTTGAAGAGAGGGGAGGTTGGCATTGGCAGGCTGGTTAGTGAGCATGTTCTCACGGCTGCTTTTCCTTTACATGAG GGTCCATTTGAGATGCCGAAGACTCCTGTAGATCCACAGTCTCTCAACATGAGACAGATCCTGCATCACTACTGGGCTCGTTGGGCTTGCTGGAGGAAGTACCAACCTCTGGATCACATTCGTGAATACTTTGGCGAGAAGATAGCACTCTACTTTGCATGGTTGG GTTTCTACACAGGCTGGTTATTACCAGCAGCAGTAGTAGGCtttataatatttctgtttGGTATCTGGCTGATGGTAACTGATGTGGCAGC AGAAGAGCTGTGCACCAGTGGAGACGCCTTTGTCATGTGTCCGCTATGCAACATCTGCAGCTACTGGAACCTCTCCAGCATCTGCTATACTTATAAG GCAGGCTTGCTATTTGACAACGGAGGAACTGTGTTCTTCAGTATATTCATGTCTCTGTGGGCCGTCACCTTCCTGGAGTACTGGAAACGCACAAGCTCCATACTCTCCCACCGATGGGACTGCTCTGAATTTGAAGAAATAGAG GAGAGGCCAAGACCAGAATTCACAGCACTGGCGCCCATGACAGTTCGTAATCCTGTCACTGGGGCAGAAGAGCCCTATTTCCCAGAGACTCAACGACTGAGTCGTACTCTAACTGGTAACATGGTTGTCATTCTAATG ATTGCCATTGTTTTGATATTCCTAATAGCCATTATCCTGTATCGGACCATCCTAAGCATCATTATCTACAGATCGCAGAATGCCTTCTTCATATTTTCA GCTGGAAGGATAGCTAGCCTTACTGGTTCTATGCTAAATTTGCTGGTTATTCTGATGTTGTCAAAGCTCTACACTTACCTGGCCCAAATTCTGACACGATGGG AAATGCACCGCACCCAGACCAAATATGAGGACGCGTACATCCTCAAGGTCTTCATCTTCCAGTTTGTCAACTTCTACTCATCTCCTGTTTATATTGCGTTTTTCAAGGGCAG GTTTGTTGGATACCCTGGAAACTATAACACACTCCTAGGAATCCGAAATGAGGAT TGTGGTGCCTCGGGATGTCTCATTGAACTAGCTCAAGAGCTGTTAGTCATCATGGTAGGCAAACAGGTCATCAGCAACATCCAGGAATTTGTCTTGCC TAAATTAAAGACGTGGTGGCACAGGAGGAAGCTGAAGCCAGCTCCCAGTCAGGAGGTGATAGATGAACCAGACAGCAAGTCAGAGCTCAGCCCATGGGAAGCAAACTATCAGCTGCTGGTGTGTGAGGGGCTGTTCGATGAGTATCTGGAAATGG TTTTGCAGTTTGGCTTCATCACGATCTTTGTAGCAGCCTGTCCCTTGGCTCCATTGTTTGCCTTGATAAATAACTGGGTGGAGGTGCGTCTCGATGCCCAGAAGTTTGTGTGTGAGTACCGCAGGCCCGTTGTGGAAAGAGCACAAGACATTGGCATCTGGCTGATAATCCTAAAGTTCATCTCCTACCTGGCTGTCATCAGCAAT GCTTTCCTGATTTCCTTCACGTCTGATTTCCTGCCACGGCTCTTCTATCGCTACACTACAGGCAGCATGAGAGGATACGTCAACTTCACCCTTTCAGTGGCCCCTGCAAACTTCACCCAAAgccacatgacatgcag atatCGAGGCCTCAGAGATGATAAAGGACAGCCCACACAAGATTACTATCATTTGCTGGCCATTCGACTGAGTTTCGTCATTATATTTGAG CATGTTGTTCTCCTGATTGGGCGTATTATTGACTGGTTGGTGCCAGATATTCCTGAAGAGGTGGAAATTAAGATCAAACGAGAGCATTACATGGCCAAAGAGGCACTGGCTGAGAATCAG TCTTTGAGTAGAACTGTCCTGGAGGAGATGGAGAGGCAAATCTCTGAGCTGCGACACAAAGGAAGAACACAGAGTCCTATGAACAATATCTCATCTCCCTCCAGTCCATCTCCTGAACATGAAGACAAACATACAGTCTGA